The genomic segment GCAGCCGAGCAGCGCGGCATTGCCGGCAAAGCAGCGCCCGGCCGCGATGCCGATCACCGGCACCTGGCCCGAGAGCGCGGCGTAGCTGGCGAAGGTGCGCACATGCAGGCCGGCCACGACGGGCATGTCGGTGTCGCCCGGGCGGCCTCCGCCGCCTTCGGCAAACAGCACCACGGGCAGTTTCTGCGCCAGCGCTATGCCCAACATGCGGTCGGTCTTGGCGTGGTTGCGCGCGCCCTGCGTGCCCGCCAGCACGGTGGCGTCATAGGCCATGACCACGGCGCGCGCCTGGTCGGCGCCAAAGCTGGCGCCGTTGATGCTGCCGATGCCGGTGACCATGCCGTCGGCGGGGGTGTTGGCGATCAGGTCCTCCAGGCTGCGGCGCCCGGTCTGCGCGGCAATCGCCAGTGCGCCGTATTCGATGAAGCTGCCGGCGTCGCACAGGTCGGCGATGTTCTGGCGCGCGCTGCGCCCGCCTTGGGCCTGGCGCCGGGCCATGGCTTCGGGGCGGGCGGCGTCGAGCGCGAGTGCATGGCGTTCGAGCACCTGTTGCAGGTCGGGGCGTAGTTGGTCGGGGTCTTGCTCGGCAGCAGCTTGCGCCAGCGTGGGCGCCGCGCCTTCGACGGCGTCGAGCACCAGCAGCGGCTGGCCCTGCGCCAGGTAGTCGCCGGGCGCGGCCAGCCATGCGCGCAACTGGCCGGCATGTGGGGCCAGCAGCAGATGCTCCATTTTCATGGCTTCCAGCACGGCCAGTTCGGCGCCTGCGGCCACGGTGTCGCCCTCGGCCACGCTGCGCTGCACCAGCCGGGCCGCCATCGGGGCCGGCACGCTGCCGGCCGGTGGGGCTGCGCTGCGCTGGCCGCCGGGGTCGCCGGGGCTGGTTTCATCTGCTTGCTGCGCGGTATTTTCTGTGGCGGCCAGCAGTTGCGGCAGCACCGATTCGAGCCAGCGCGTATGCAGTTGCTGGCTGTGCATCTCGGGCCGGGCGGCCAGCGCCCGCAGCAGGGCCAGGTTGTTGGCCAGGCCGGTGATGCGGCATTCGGCCAGCGCCCGCTGCGAGCGGCGCAGTGCCGTGTCGAAGTGGGGGCCGTGCACGATGAGCTTGGCCAGCAATGTGTCGTAATGCGGCGAGGGCGCGGCGCCAGCCACGCCATGCGTGTCCACCCGGATGCCGGGGCCGGCGGGCAGGTCGAAGCGCGTGAGCCGGCCGCTGCCGGGCATGGCGCTGCCCTGCGCGTCCAGTGTTTCGGCGTTGATGCGCCATTGGATCGCATAGCCTTGCACGGCTGGCGGCGCCTCGGGGTTCAGGCCCAGTGCGCGCAGGCTCTGGCCCGCCGCCAGTGCCAATTGTGTTTGCACCAGGTCCAGACCGGTGACGGCTTCGGTGATGGTGTGCTCGACCTGCAGGCGCGGGTTGGCCTCGATGAAGACATAGGGGCTGGTGCCGTGGCTCTGGTCGACCAGAAATTCAAAGGTGCCCAGGCCCTCGTAGGCCAACTCGCGCGCCATGGTCAGCGCCGCTGCGCTGATGCGCGCGCGCAGCGCAGCGGGCAGCGTGGGGCTGGGCGCGATTTCCACCAGTTTCTGAAAGCGCCGCTGCACGGTGCATTCGCGCTCGCCCAGCGCCATCACCTCGCGGCCGTCGCCCAGCACCTGCACCTCGATGTGGCGCGCGTTGCCCATCAGCCGTTCGACATACAGGCCATCGACCCCGAAGGCCGCCAGCGCCTCGCTGCGGCAGCGCGCGTATGCGGCCGGCAGTTCGTCGGCGCTCTGCACCGCGCGCATGCCGCGCCCGCCGCCGCCGCCCAGTGCCTTGAGCACGATGCCGGCCCCGCCGTTGCCGTCTGCGCACTGCGCTTGCCAGAAAGCCTGGGCCTGTTCGAGTGTGACCGCAGCTTGCGTGCCGGGCAGCAGCGGCACGCCGCAGCGCAGCGCCAGCGCCCGCGCCTGGCCCTTGTCGCCGAGCAAGGCCAGTTGTTCCGGTGTCGGGCCGATGAAGCGCAACCCGGCGGCGGCGCAGGCCCGGGCGAAGTCGGCGCGTTCGCTCAGAAAGCCGTAGCCGGGGTGCAGGCCGTCGCACCCCTGCGCCCTGGCGATGGCAATCAGGCGCGCCGCGTCGAGGTAGGCCGCCGCGCCGGTGGCGTCCAGCGCCACGGCCTGGTCGGCCGCAGCCACATGCGGGCTGGCGGCATCGTCGGCGGCGTACACCGCAACGCTGGCCAGGCCCAGGTCGTGCAGCGCGCGCACGATGCGCAGCGCGATCTCGCCGCGGTTGGCGACCAGGACCCGGGCGAACAGGGGTTGGGATGGCATGGTTTGGTTTGGTTTCGGGTTGCTATGTTTTCAATGGCTGTCAGCGCTTGTGTTGCTACTGCGCCGGCGGCCGTTGCATGTCGACCGCCGGGGGCGCTCAGGCCAGGTCGCGCAGCAAGCGGCGCAGCACCTTGCCGGCGCCGGTGCTGGGCAGCGCGTCGATGAAGCGCAGCTCGCGCGGGACTTTGTACGGCGCCATGTTGTCGCGCGCCCAGGCCAGCAGTTCGGCGGCGTCCGGCGCTTGGCCGGCACGCAGGACGATGAAGGCGCGCACGACCTCGCCCTTGTGCTCGTCGGGCACGCCGATCACGGCGGCCTGCGCCACGGCGGGGTGGCGGATGAGCAGGGTTTCGACCTCCTCGGGGAACACGCTGTAGCCCGAGACCTTGATCATCTCCTTGAAGCGGCCGATGAAGGTCAGGTAGCCGTCGGCGTCGATCCGGCCCATGTCGCCGGTGTGCACCCAGCCGTTCCTGAGCGTCTGCGCCGTGGCCTCGGGCCGGTTCCAGTAGCCCTTGAAGTTGCCTGGCCCATGGATCGTGATCTCGCCTGCGGCCCCCACGGGCAGTGGTGCGCCGGTGTCGGGGTCGATGATGCGGATGCGGTTGCCCGCCACCGGCTTGCCATGCGCGCCCCAGCGGATCGCCTCCGGCGGCATGCAGACATCGATGGTGTGCGTTTCAGACAGGCCGTAGCCGGCCTCGAACGCTGCGCAGCGGGGGGCGAAGCGCTGCCATTGCTGCGCCAACTGCTCGGTGAAGGTAATGCCGAAACTGGTCACCGGGTTGATGCGCAGCGCGCTCCAGTCCATCGCGCGGGCGCCGGGCAGGCGCATCAGGGCGCTGTTCATCGGCGCAATGCTGTACCACCAGCTCACGCGGTAGCGCTCCAGCGCCTGCGCAACGCCCAGCGGGTCGAAGCGGTACAGCAGCACTGCCGTGGCGCCGGTGTGAACCGGCAGGTTCACGCCCATCACCATGCCGGCAATGTGGTACAGCGGCGCCACGGCCAGCAGCACATCGTCGCTGCGCGCAGCGTTGCAGTCGGCGGCGGCAGCGGTCTTGAAGCGGGCGTTTTCATAGGTCAGCATCGCGCCCTTGGGCAGGCCGGTGCTGCCCGAGGTGTAGGTCATCAGGGCCACGTCGTCCATGGCGATGCGCACCGGTGCCGGTGTGCCGCCAGCGCGCACCAGGGCCAGAAAATCCTCGCAGCCCGCCGGCACGGGCGCGGCGGCGGCACGCAGGGCCTGTAGTTCGTCGGGCACATCGATGGTGGGCATGTCGGGCAGCCAATCGCCGTAGCGCACGACAAAGACATGCGCCAGCGCCGTCTGCGCGCGCACCTTG from the Verminephrobacter eiseniae EF01-2 genome contains:
- a CDS encoding acetyl-CoA carboxylase family protein; protein product: MPSQPLFARVLVANRGEIALRIVRALHDLGLASVAVYAADDAASPHVAAADQAVALDATGAAAYLDAARLIAIARAQGCDGLHPGYGFLSERADFARACAAAGLRFIGPTPEQLALLGDKGQARALALRCGVPLLPGTQAAVTLEQAQAFWQAQCADGNGGAGIVLKALGGGGGRGMRAVQSADELPAAYARCRSEALAAFGVDGLYVERLMGNARHIEVQVLGDGREVMALGERECTVQRRFQKLVEIAPSPTLPAALRARISAAALTMARELAYEGLGTFEFLVDQSHGTSPYVFIEANPRLQVEHTITEAVTGLDLVQTQLALAAGQSLRALGLNPEAPPAVQGYAIQWRINAETLDAQGSAMPGSGRLTRFDLPAGPGIRVDTHGVAGAAPSPHYDTLLAKLIVHGPHFDTALRRSQRALAECRITGLANNLALLRALAARPEMHSQQLHTRWLESVLPQLLAATENTAQQADETSPGDPGGQRSAAPPAGSVPAPMAARLVQRSVAEGDTVAAGAELAVLEAMKMEHLLLAPHAGQLRAWLAAPGDYLAQGQPLLVLDAVEGAAPTLAQAAAEQDPDQLRPDLQQVLERHALALDAARPEAMARRQAQGGRSARQNIADLCDAGSFIEYGALAIAAQTGRRSLEDLIANTPADGMVTGIGSINGASFGADQARAVVMAYDATVLAGTQGARNHAKTDRMLGIALAQKLPVVLFAEGGGGRPGDTDMPVVAGLHVRTFASYAALSGQVPVIGIAAGRCFAGNAALLGCSDVIIATRSSNIGMGGPAMVEGGGLGRFRPEQIGPSHVQHANGVIDVLVDDEAEAVQAARQYLSFFQGRLAPWSAPEQRLLRALVPENRLRVYDTRSAMSTLADQGSLLPLRTGFGPGIHTALARIEGRPVGLLANNPLHLGGAIDADAADKGARFMQLCNAHGLPLVGLVDTPGFMVGPDIEATAQVRHVSRLFVTAAGLRVPYFGVVLRKGYGLGAMGMAAGGFHAPVFTVAWPTGEFGAMGLEGAVRLGFRKELQARPEGPERDTLFQQLLARQYTNGAAMHMASTLEIDAVIDPADTRAWLARGLASTQVAPWGHRFVDTW
- a CDS encoding AMP-binding protein — translated: MPETTAQRPLHEQLRRNARQTPDRVACLWYGQPITWAELDAASDAFAARLQALGVQRGEPVALFMNNCPQYLMAHYGIQKIGAICCPCGPLNKEHELAYQLSDLQARVIVAADLLLPVIDKVRAQTALAHVFVVRYGDWLPDMPTIDVPDELQALRAAAAPVPAGCEDFLALVRAGGTPAPVRIAMDDVALMTYTSGSTGLPKGAMLTYENARFKTAAAADCNAARSDDVLLAVAPLYHIAGMVMGVNLPVHTGATAVLLYRFDPLGVAQALERYRVSWWYSIAPMNSALMRLPGARAMDWSALRINPVTSFGITFTEQLAQQWQRFAPRCAAFEAGYGLSETHTIDVCMPPEAIRWGAHGKPVAGNRIRIIDPDTGAPLPVGAAGEITIHGPGNFKGYWNRPEATAQTLRNGWVHTGDMGRIDADGYLTFIGRFKEMIKVSGYSVFPEEVETLLIRHPAVAQAAVIGVPDEHKGEVVRAFIVLRAGQAPDAAELLAWARDNMAPYKVPRELRFIDALPSTGAGKVLRRLLRDLA